From one Planococcus citri chromosome 3, ihPlaCitr1.1, whole genome shotgun sequence genomic stretch:
- the LOC135840084 gene encoding cuticle protein 19-like, which yields MKMFQIICAVLAFLVTIINALPQDDLDYYVPPKYKFDYAVRDPESGDVKSHWESRDGDAVIGAYTVHDPDGIIRVVEYTADPDNGFNAHVSKQEGGYEPSYNSF from the exons atgaaaatgtttcaaatcatATGTGCAGTGCTCGCTTTCCTCGTTACAATTATTAACGCGTTACCTCAAGATGATCTTGATTATTAC gtacctCCTAAATACAAATTCGATTACGCTGTTCGTGATCCCGAATCTGGGGACGTCAAAAGTCATTGGGAATCCAGAGATGGTGACGCTGTAATTGGCGCGTACACGGTTCACGATCCAGATGGAATTATCAGAGTAGTGGAGTACACCGCTGATCCAGATAATGGTTTTAATGCTCACGTTAGCAAACAAGAAGGCGGATACGAACCGTCGTATAATTcgttttaa